Genomic segment of Panicum virgatum strain AP13 chromosome 9N, P.virgatum_v5, whole genome shotgun sequence:
ACTCTGAACCAACAACCTTTTATGCATGCAGTAGCACTCCTATATATGTGGTAATAATAACAAAAGCAGATTCACATAAGGCACACTCAAAGAGAATCATGGTCATGGTCGTCATGCGGCGTTGACGGCGATCTTCATGCCGGACTGGCAGTGGCCGGGGATGCTGCAGATGAAGTAGTTGGTGCCGCGGGCGAGGGTGACGCGGTCGTTGCCGGAGCTGTAGAACTTGGCGCCCCGGGGAGCGCTGCAGCCCTTGTACCCGGCCGCGCTCACCGCCGCCACGTTGTGCGCCGACGAGTCGTACTTGAACACCAGGACGTCGCCGGCCTTGAAGCGCTTGCCGTTGGTCCAGCTGTTGGAGTTGAAGCTCCAgccgccgcggtcgccgacggTGAACACCGCCGACTCGGCGACCTGGGCCTCGTGGAGGAGCACGCAGAGGACAAGCGCCGCCGCAAGGACCACCACACCACCgctgcctcttcttcctccctgatGAGCCGCCATTGCTAGCTACTAGCTGCTGATTAATTTGCTCTCCCCTGCACCACTAGCTGCTGCTTACCTACTACTCACCTCGGAGCGAGTGGACTGGTTGTTGGCAATGGCCGACGGGGGGGCCTCTCGTTTTATAGGCAGACCGGGCAGCAGGCTCCATGGAAGAAGTAGTGGAGGCGTGAAGGTAAGTAGGCCCCGCTGCGCCGGGGAGGGggaatgcaatgcaaaaggaagGGGAGAGTGAAGAAGAGGGTTCGGCCAACGACCCACAACAATGGAGGCGCCCCATTACTTTTGGACCGACGACGACACCACCggtggattggattggattggaaGGAGATGAAATGAGGAGCTGACCGACCAACAAGACACGTTTAATTTGAAGGCCCGGCCCGACGACGACGTCAAGCAAGTGTGGAAAAACGTAAAAGCTAACACGCACCAAAGCAGAATGATCGATGCAGAGTGTTCCTGCACTCTAACTTTCTATCTATACAAATACAATCTCAACCTAACACACCTACAAATTAAAGAAACAGCTTCTTTGTTACACTGTTTACTACCGTAGCACCTCTGATTGCTACTGCACATCGGCGTGCGATTACGAGACATCATATACATGTATAGAACCAAGTGGCTTAATAATTGTACTGTGTTCACATGCATCCAGTAGGAGCAGAACAAAGCAACAAGTTGCCTTGACGTCAAAGCTCTGATTGTGTTTGGCTGTGTACGTCCATGGAAGTAGAGGCCGGATTGGTaatcttttttctaaaaaaaatataatggtTGTGCCCAAGACTAGACGGAAAAACACCATGTCAGGTCGCGGTCCACTGGAACATTCTTCAATCTCCACCACTACTACATTTCCAGCAGGTCGTATGCCACACTCCGACGCACAAAACTCTTTGTTGCTGGGTCGCTAGCTGCTCCCAACAGCAAGTCAGCACTCTACCAACACCAGCCTTAAACGAAGAGACTTGTTTTCAA
This window contains:
- the LOC120687453 gene encoding basic blue protein-like, with protein sequence MAAHQGGRRGSGGVVVLAAALVLCVLLHEAQVAESAVFTVGDRGGWSFNSNSWTNGKRFKAGDVLVFKYDSSAHNVAAVSAAGYKGCSAPRGAKFYSSGNDRVTLARGTNYFICSIPGHCQSGMKIAVNAA